The Zea mays cultivar B73 chromosome 7, Zm-B73-REFERENCE-NAM-5.0, whole genome shotgun sequence DNA segment AAGGTAAAAAtatcataatatatatatatataatttaagaGTTATTTTTAATTAGATTAATACTGAAAAATAAAAATACAGTAGAATCTATATCATGTTAGTTTGTAATTAAAGAAAAAGGATTAAAAAAATTAATTCGTTTGCATCCCTGTTCGCGAGCACGGGAATCACAGGAGCTTGGATGGACCTCGAGAACTGCAAGTTGGTCAGCAGAATACTCCAATGTCCAATCCCAAAAGCCGGTGGGCGGTGGCGCCCAAACTAGAACCATCCTGTCCTTTCGGATTGGCCAGCTCGTGCGGTGGGCAAGCTGCACTCCTGCGCTTTGCGCGCGCGGGGTGCTCGCAGCTCCCGGGGCACGCCACGTACGCGCCCTCCATCCACCACCTGTGCGCGCGGCCGACGACGCTTGGGCGCGTGCGCTGCGCTGGCGGTGCGCGCACACGCGTCGACGCCTCACGCGCCTCCGCGCATGCAAAGTCGAAGGCGACCTGCTCTGCTGCTCCTCTGCGCCGCTTCGGCCTCACGCTAGCTCCTCCCCCCTGCGTCGGCAGGCAACGGATAGATACGCATCGAGGCAGAGGGCTTGGCCGAGATCTCCCCACTACCCCGCAGCGTCTTTAAAACCAGGACCTGCTTGTTTGATTGTTTCATCGATCGTCAATGCAAGTTTGTCCATTCGCATTGGTCTGAATACTGTAGCTACTAGCGCGAGTGCCACTGTGCCGCAGCTGCCTGCTCGCCATTACTGCAAGCTGTGTTCAATCAAAGCTTAATTAGGCTCCCTCTACATCTGATCCAGCTAAGTAGCTAGCCAGCACTACAGAAGGGCGTGGCAAGAATCAGGAGAGAGATAGCAGGGGGGCTAGCTAGCTGAGCTCGTGCGACGAAGAATGGCCGGAATTGGCAGGAACATGGTGGCGCCGCTCCTGGTGCTCAACCTCATCATGTACATCATCGTCATCGGCTTCGCGAGCTGGAACCTGAACCACTTCATCAACGGGCAGACCAACTACCCCGGTACGTAAGAAAGGCCAGTAGTAATCACGCATCATGCATATACTCATGCATCGATATGCATGGCGCGCCTCTGATGCGCATTGCGTTGCATTGCACGCAGGCGTGGCCGGCAACGGCGCGACGTTCTACTTCCTGGTGTTCGCCATCCTGGCCGGCGTGGTGGGCGCGGCGTCCAAGCTGGCGGGCGTGCACCACGTGCGCGCCTGGCGCCACGACAGCCTGGCCACCAACGCCGCGTCGTCGCTCATCGCCTGGGCCatcacggcgctcgccttcgggcTGGCCTGCAAGGAGATCCACATCGGCGGACACCGCGGCTGGCGCCTGCGCGTGCTGGAGGCCTTCGTCATCATCCTCGCCTTCACGCAGCTCCTCTACGTGCTCATGCTCCACacgggcctcttcggcggcagcggTGGCTACCGGGACCACGACTACGGCGTCGGCGGCGCGGCCGGCGAGCCCAAGGGGGTCACCAGGGTCTGAGGATTCTGATCGATGCAGCTCGTACATGTGTCATCATATCAGGCGCTGCTGGAGTGTGATGACGTAATAAGTAGtacccatatatatatatatggtgtgTGTTGACGTACCACGTATACTACGTACGTGTGTACCTAGTAGCTAGCTAGTCAGTCCATCGTCTGCTCATCTCGTCAGGTCATCAGATCTCTCGGTTCTGGTTTGTACATCAGTACGTGCATGCATGTATCCCGTGTCAAATGTATTTCGTCACCCGTCAGTTTCAGCCGGTCAGTGACCAAGTTTATTTCGTCACCCCTCAGTTCAGTGACATTGGTGACATGAGGTCGTGGTGTCAACTTTTGGCTCAATGTATTATGTACCTGATCTTTTTTACAGGATTTCTATCGGCTCGTCACACTTGATCGTACGTACAAATATTCAGTTAGTAACACCACTGTTTTTAGGATCGAGCCAATAATATCAGTACATCCATCATCCAAGAACGTTTGTCAGGCGGATCCATAGGGCCTAAAAGTGAAGCAATTTAGCTCCTTAACGCACCAGCTAAATCTCCTTAATTAAGGTGTGCTAGCtagctaaactttagcacccTCTTGAAGTTTAAATACATGGTGACTAAATGCTAAATGTGAATGCTAAACTATAACACCCTATGTGCCTAAATGTCTAAATGCCAATGCTAGTTTAGCTTTACTAAACTTTAGCACCCTCTAACTTTACACCCTCCTAAAGTTTACTAAAGTTTAGTACGGAATCCAAACCCATACAAGTGTGTACATTAATGTCTCGATAAAATAGATATACACTAGATAGCTATACACTTCATCTGTCTCGTCTCAGAATATAAGGCATCTGTCTCGTAAtcattttttttttgtttttgttctaTAATGTACTctgtacatctcttaattagtggTACAGAGAGAATTAAACTATAGTGAGAGAGAATTAAACTATAGTGGTATAGAGAGAATTAAATAAACCAGAGGTGGTTACGCCATAGTATAGAGAGAATTAAATGTATTACTTTAGTTTTGAACATTTTTGAACTAGAGTATTACTTTATTTTTGAACATTTTTAACATTTTTGAAGCAGAGGTAGTTACACCTTATATAGACTTACACTATATAGCATTATATGATCTAAATCCATATAGATATACACTATATAAGTAATGTATAATCTACACTAGTAGAAAAAAGGTTCAAAGCTTGCAGTGCGGTATATTTTTATAGACGGATTCGGTTATCAACCGTCTAtgctatttttagtggcggttttcttaagaaaccgccactagaaatcgtatttctagagGCGGTTCCATATGAAAACCGTCTGTAGAAATCCAtggtttctagtggcggtttttttAAGAAACCGcatgtagaaatacgatttctagtggcggttttcttaagaaaccgccactagaaatcatttttatccttaattttcgagtttttcaaacgacctcgtatgacgaaaccatcaaaataaaagttgtagatctctaaaagttataaaactttgtagttaacaacttttttatttgaaatcatttcggctCTCAAAAATTATATCTAAATTtgccaaatttaaaattcaaattttgcaaacgacctcgggaaaaaagtgtcaaaatgaaagttttagaacttcaaaaattattcaactttgtagttgacaactgtttatttgaattcgtttatggtctcaaacaagcaatttacactcagttGGTTGTAATATGTTGGCAACAAAACTAGAAACTAGACACAAAGGATGCCATAGCCGGAGTGATAGAGGAGGATACGCGTGAGGATGAGGTCAGGGGTTCGATTCCTAGCAACCGTGTAGTGCACAAAAAAATTCCTCGACCTGCGACTTCGATGGAGACGGACAGTTCGATTCCTAGCAACCGTGTAGTGCACAAAAAAATTCCTCGACCTGCGACTTCGATGGAGACGGACAGTTGGGGTGGGTGGGCCGCGAGGCCTCCCCAATAAAATATTTTTTTTTGCTATTTTTAAAATCTGTTTTATGTTTCGTGGaaacgattttcactggcggttttattacgtcgactgtcagtgaaaatcgattttcactggcggttttattacgtcgaccgtcagtgaaaatcgatttccactggcggttcttagttacccgcctgtaaaaatgatgatttctactggcccctatCACTGGCGGCTATGAAAAACGTCACTGTAAATAGGTTTacgaccgccactatagagcttatcTGTACTAGTGGTAGATCCAAACCAAGGCAAGTATGTATATTAATTGTCACCCATGTATGCAAGTATGTACATTAATTGTTTAGATAGATATACACTAGATATTGGGTATGTAAGTATGTACATTAACTAGATGTTGGGTCCATTGGGATCGATTTTCTTGACGAGCTTTTCTGGGGAAAAGCGGATAAGGAACGACTTTTTTCTAACGAGGCTGTGGGGAAAAGCTAGCTGGTAAAAATTTGGGTGTTTATAGGAAAAAGCTGGAAGTTAGAATCTAGGTGTTTCGATAGGCAAATCTTAAAATATCAGATTTTGATGAAACTAATAAAACTAATAGAATCATACATTATTAAAGTGATTCGCTAGAAATTTAGGTTCTCTATTACAATAATGTACATAACATCTAGACACCTAAGAAACTAACACTGCAGCAATAGAATCTCTAAATACATTCATGTCTAACTCATGTGCTGGTCCGCTACTACTCCTTGGTCCTACCTCATGAACATGCATACCAGCGTCCTTATTATCAAATTCTCGATCATGGATGACACTTTTTCTAATAAAGTTGTGGAGTGTCATACATGCTATAATTATCTTGTATTGCTTCTCCAATGAAAATGAAGGCAGACTGAGTAGGATTCATCACTTCATCTGTTGCATCCCAAAAGGCCTTTCTATCACATTCCGTAAGAAGGAATGCACATAGTTGAAGACCTCTTTCACACCGATTGGCTCTCGTCCATGCTGCCATTCTGACACATGATACTTCTGTCCCTTGTATGGTGCAAGATATCCCTTTTGGTTTGAGTAACCGAAATCGACAAGCTAATATTTCTCTGCAGTTGAAATTTTTTGTTAGCATGCATTATTGGTTAAAGTGTGACACATACAATACTGACATGTGAACTTCATAATTTTACCTTTAGGCGGATGTGGGAACCTGTCACCATACGTGATAACTGTGAAATGATCACAATGCCCAAGAGAGggggaattgggcttttctaatttTCTTGCACAAGGTTAAACCTTAAACAAGAGTccaacttcacccaactactTAGCTAGATCACTAAAGCTAGAAATTCTAAGCAAACCCTAAGTCATCATGTCAAATACTAGGAatgcaaatacacaaagtaaatagctcAAAGTAAATGCGAAATGTAAAGTAAGGACAATAAAACTCCTCCAAATTTTTTCCGAGGTATCAGAAAGTCGCTACTCTcctctagtcctcgttggagcacccatgCTAGGGTATTGCTCTCTCTTAGTCCTCACAAGGACCAATTGCTcaatatgagatgatcctttgcctctCCAGCGCGGTGAATCCCTCACAGCCGCATAAAATCGCCGAGCTGTGTCACCAACAAAGACTCCGAGGTGATCACTGAGCTCCAATCGCCACTAAGTTGTATAGATGATGCCGACCATCAAGAGTAAAAAGctctagactttcacttgaccatgaCAAGCCTAATGTGAGTGGtcggtgctctaggtggctctctctTGCACTAATAAGGCACTAATCATGGGATTATGATTTCCTAATCTCCTCACTATGCAAACATGACTTGCAAGCTCGAAGCAATGAATCCTATATGGTTAGGGAAACAAGACAATGAATATGGCTGGTGGAAgggatataaataccccaaccaccctaaACTAGTTGTTACTGTACATGCTCTCGACTAGTGCACCGGATCGGTCTGATGTGCCACCGGTGTgccaccaacggctagctgtcagagctAGTCGTTACTCTCACTCGGTACGACATGCCCGAAGATGGCTACCGGACCGATCCGGTGTGCCTGGCTGGTAGACCTAGTCTACAGGGCTCTCTAGAAGATCGGTCTGGTGGGCCACCAGACTGGTTCGGTGCCCATTGCCAAACCAAGCATAGGGAGGCTCctttggccggacagtccagtgtgccactaGACTGGTCCGGTTACCCAGCAAGGACACTCCTTCACTTTTCTAAGTGCGTTTTCAAACCGGTTTTTGCTCTAACTTTTTTGTGGACCTATGTGATATACTTAGCACTAGTTTTATGTATGTGGAACCTACCACACTACATGAGACATGTCTAGGTCAAGTTACTCATCCAAAccctccccctttatagtacgactaaaaacaAAATAAAGGCCTATTTCTAATCTAAGTGTCCAACAACTCCTTCGACACTTAGAACTAGAAGTCCTTGAGCTTTTAAACATCTTTACTTAGCCATTTTCAGATTTCCATCATCTGGGGTGTTTTGTTGAAGTCCATCTACCTGCAATGTGACTTAACTTACCATGTAGTCTACAAAACAACCTAGTCACAataatcttatgttgtcattaatcactaaaaccaactaggggcctagatgatttcagtctccccctttttggtgattaatgacaaccttACAAAGTATGAGAGAATTTTATTTTTGGTTCTTGTCAAATTTCTGAGGAGTTAGTGATAATCATATATTTTGACAAGAGAGGGTCATGTATAAAAGAGAAAGACATAAGTGCATATACATGACACAGAAAGCAGCTATTATATGACAAGTGCATAAAGAAAGTGAAAACATATATAACAGAACACACAAGTCATAAAAAGCATGAGAGCATATCATTAAGAGTTAATCGAAAGTAGGGAGTTAACAGAGAGTATCACACAATCATAACATATGAAACATCAAAAGTATCTCTCTCTAGCTCCCCCTAACTCTCATAGTTCCCCCTAACTCTCATACactcttctctccccctttggcgtcaagtaCCAAAAAGTAGGCCCTAATCTACGAATCCTGAGGAGGTGCAGCAGGCGCATCTAGGCGAGGGAGAGGAGTCAGCTCAAACATGTTATCAAGGTACAAGTAAGAGCCGATCCAATATCTTTGGTAGAGGCTGGACCTGGGGCTGACTCAAAAGCATCTGACGACAGAGACTGTGGAGCTGTAGCTGGTGCTAGAGCTGGTTCTAGGGCTGGAGCTGGCATAGACACTGCCACTAAAGGAGTAGAAACTGTTGGAACCATAAGTGGCACTATCTCTTGAACACTCTCGACTCCAATGGCCTCGGTGGACAAGTCAAGGGTGATTGGATAGAGCGAGAAAAAGGCAACTCTAGTAGACTGACTCTAATTCGCTAGAACTATTACAGTCTGAAGAGGAGGGGGCGGAGCCGACTGGATTGGAGGCACTGGAGCACCGGTGTGCTGAAGATAAACTACATGAAGGCCCAGTGCTTCGCCCTATCTACGAGAAGCTGCTGCTGGAACATGTCCTAGCGATGTTGAATGTTTTCAACTAGAGCTAGCATCATGTCATCTTGCCTTTGCTGGGAGAGGCGAAGCTCCTCATTACATCGAGCCTGGTCAGCTATCATCCAAGCCTGCTCTATGGCAAGGCGAGTCTGCTCAGCTGCCTGACGCTCCTACTGCTGAATCAGGTGTAGAAGAAGCGTGAGGAGTGCAGGATCAGGTGTTTGAGGGACTAGTGGTGGAATTAAGCTAGAGCCACCAACCTCTGCATCATGTGGATGAGAAGGAAAGTCTAGAGGCGGTGGCGGAGTAATATCATCATCTAAAGAATCTGAAGAGTCAATTGTAGCTCTGTGTAGCTCAAGTTGTCTAAATTCTACATCCTCCTCTCTCTAGAGTCAAGTGACCTACTGCAGGTGTACTATCTCTGTGAGTACCAGGGCACAAGACATCCTCTAGATGAGGCTTGTAGACACCAAAGGATAAATGTGTAGCTCTCAAGGCTACCTAGAACTGATGGGGTGAATTAGCTGAGCAAATATGTGGCAAAGGATACGAGCATAAGGCAGCTGATGTCGGGCTCTCAAGccatcaaacaccacatcctcaaTCTCAAAGATAAAAAATCAACCACATCAAAGACTGAATGGGTGACCAAAGCTACAAGCAACCACAACTGCAGGTGTGTAAGTGCTTCCTTGTATCCAGTCCTTGACAGCAGAGTATGCCTCATCAGGGCCTAGAGAACTCGAGCAACTATGGTGAAGCCGTGAGGTGATTGTCTCAAGCCATCAAAGAAAGGGGGATAAACAATGCTGATATATGAGCTGTAGGAGGAG contains these protein-coding regions:
- the LOC100279493 gene encoding Membrane protein PM19L-like, yielding MAGIGRNMVAPLLVLNLIMYIIVIGFASWNLNHFINGQTNYPGVAGNGATFYFLVFAILAGVVGAASKLAGVHHVRAWRHDSLATNAASSLIAWAITALAFGLACKEIHIGGHRGWRLRVLEAFVIILAFTQLLYVLMLHTGLFGGSGGYRDHDYGVGGAAGEPKGVTRV